A part of Desulfotomaculum nigrificans DSM 574 genomic DNA contains:
- a CDS encoding YlzJ-like family protein, whose translation MIIWTVLPLEQVLAGFDNNTYPNYETGEVAGIPVLLEKMNDGHKRVVKINSSNPSHFLDSAVYPGLVV comes from the coding sequence ATGATTATATGGACGGTTCTGCCTTTAGAACAGGTGCTAGCCGGTTTTGATAATAATACATACCCGAACTATGAAACCGGGGAGGTGGCGGGCATTCCTGTCTTGTTAGAAAAAATGAATGATGGACACAAGCGAGTGGTCAAAATAAACAGTTCCAACCCGTCTCACTTCCTGGATTCGGCTGTTTATCCAGGTCTGGTGGTATAA
- the dpsA gene encoding dipicolinate synthase subunit DpsA: protein MQPDLKGVRVAVLGGDAREIELVSTLSRLGAHVQVVGLPVKNDPPHVKLCQSLEEGLTGVQAVILPVPGILENGHIYAVYEEKPLILTEALLVKLPPEAPIIAGFARPRLKEIVKRSNVRLVTVLDLDEVAILNSIPSAEGAIQMAMENTAITIHGSRSFVLGFGRTGASIARLLHGMGAKVTVVSRTPAHRARAYEMCMNSISFEELPDAVPEADIIFNTVPAMVLTNCILSKAREDTVIIDVASPPGGTDFEAAARLGIKALLAPGLPGKVAPKTAGQILSRVIPKLVAQELGMK, encoded by the coding sequence ATGCAGCCCGATTTAAAAGGTGTTAGGGTGGCTGTACTGGGTGGCGATGCCAGGGAAATTGAACTGGTTTCCACTTTGTCCCGTTTAGGTGCACATGTACAGGTGGTTGGTCTACCGGTAAAAAATGATCCCCCGCACGTTAAGTTATGCCAGAGTTTGGAGGAGGGACTAACGGGAGTTCAAGCAGTTATACTGCCAGTACCGGGTATTTTGGAAAACGGTCACATTTACGCAGTATACGAAGAAAAACCCTTGATACTTACGGAAGCTTTATTAGTCAAACTACCTCCTGAAGCTCCCATCATCGCCGGGTTTGCCCGCCCAAGACTGAAAGAAATTGTCAAACGCAGTAATGTTCGTTTAGTAACGGTTCTTGATCTTGATGAAGTAGCCATACTTAACTCCATTCCTTCTGCAGAGGGAGCCATTCAAATGGCAATGGAGAATACGGCCATTACCATTCACGGCAGCAGGTCTTTTGTATTAGGTTTTGGCCGAACCGGTGCCAGCATAGCCAGACTTCTGCATGGCATGGGTGCCAAGGTGACAGTGGTCAGTCGGACCCCGGCCCATCGTGCCAGGGCTTATGAAATGTGCATGAACTCCATCTCCTTTGAAGAATTACCTGATGCGGTTCCCGAAGCTGATATAATATTTAACACTGTACCGGCCATGGTGCTAACCAACTGTATTCTGAGTAAGGCTCGGGAAGATACTGTCATCATTGATGTTGCTTCCCCTCCGGGCGGTACTGATTTCGAGGCTGCCGCCAGATTAGGTATAAAAGCTCTCCTGGCGCCGGGTCTACCCGGAAAAGTGGCCCCTAAAACCGCCGGGCAAATCTTATCGCGGGTGATTCCGAAATTGGTAGCCCAGGAACTGGGAATGAAGTAG
- a CDS encoding ribonuclease J translates to MAKEPKLAVIPLGGLGEIGKNMTAVRFGENIVLIDCGLMFPEEEMLGIDIVIPDITYLLENKELVRGILLTHGHEDHIGALPYVLKQINVPVYGSKLALGLVQGKLKEHNILDEVKLYTVKPRDTVHIGPFKVEFIRVSHSIPDAMALAIHTPVGTVLHTGDFKIDQTPVDGEVIDFHKFAQLGEKGVLVMMSDSTNVERPGYTMSERVVGNTFDETFRNAEERIIIATFATNVHRLQQAILVAHKYGRHVAVVGRSMVNVMTVAAELGYLQIPEGTLIELDEAARLPKNKVVLLTTGSQGEPMSALTRIAMSDHRQVEIMPGDTVIISATPIPGNEKLVARIIDQLFKLGAKVIYEGVSGIHVSGHPSQEELKMMINLIRPKFFIPVHGEYRMLKKHADLAKELGIPSENIFVAENGQVLEFTRRYGRVAGRVTSGKVLVDGLGVGDVGNIVLRDRKQLSQDGILIVVVTMDKETNQVIAGPDIVSRGFVYVRESEILMEEAKMKVKTALEKCNHRGVFEWAAIKSQVRDDLGKFLYERTRRRPMILPIIMEV, encoded by the coding sequence TTGGCCAAGGAACCTAAATTAGCTGTAATTCCCTTAGGGGGGTTAGGCGAGATCGGCAAAAACATGACAGCGGTGAGATTCGGGGAAAATATTGTACTTATTGACTGTGGTTTAATGTTTCCTGAAGAAGAAATGCTGGGGATTGATATTGTTATCCCAGATATCACTTATTTGTTGGAAAATAAAGAACTGGTGCGTGGTATTTTACTTACCCATGGTCACGAAGATCATATCGGGGCGTTGCCTTACGTACTCAAACAAATTAATGTTCCTGTTTATGGGTCTAAACTAGCCCTAGGTTTAGTGCAGGGTAAATTAAAGGAACATAATATACTGGACGAAGTTAAGCTCTATACCGTTAAACCCAGGGACACAGTGCATATTGGTCCGTTTAAAGTGGAATTTATCAGAGTGTCGCACAGTATCCCTGATGCCATGGCTCTGGCCATACATACACCGGTGGGTACGGTTTTGCATACTGGGGACTTTAAAATTGACCAAACCCCCGTTGATGGCGAAGTAATTGATTTTCACAAGTTTGCCCAATTGGGGGAAAAGGGCGTTCTGGTTATGATGTCGGACAGCACCAACGTGGAACGTCCGGGTTATACCATGTCTGAACGGGTAGTGGGTAACACTTTTGATGAAACATTCCGGAATGCCGAGGAAAGGATCATTATTGCCACTTTTGCCACAAATGTACACCGGTTGCAGCAAGCAATATTGGTGGCCCATAAATATGGTCGTCATGTGGCTGTTGTTGGACGCAGTATGGTTAATGTCATGACAGTGGCAGCTGAATTGGGGTACCTGCAAATTCCGGAAGGAACTTTAATTGAGCTTGATGAAGCAGCTAGGTTACCCAAGAACAAGGTTGTCTTACTTACCACAGGCAGCCAGGGTGAGCCTATGTCAGCCTTAACCAGGATTGCTATGTCAGATCATCGTCAAGTGGAAATCATGCCCGGGGATACTGTGATTATCTCTGCCACACCTATACCCGGTAATGAGAAATTAGTGGCACGGATTATTGATCAGCTTTTTAAACTTGGGGCCAAAGTTATCTATGAAGGTGTTTCTGGGATCCATGTTTCCGGTCACCCAAGTCAGGAAGAGTTAAAAATGATGATTAATTTAATTCGACCCAAATTCTTTATACCGGTGCATGGTGAATACCGGATGTTGAAGAAACACGCGGATCTGGCCAAGGAATTAGGTATACCCAGTGAAAACATATTTGTGGCCGAGAATGGGCAAGTGTTGGAGTTCACCCGCCGATATGGTCGAGTGGCTGGTAGAGTAACTTCGGGTAAGGTTTTAGTGGATGGTTTAGGTGTTGGGGATGTAGGCAACATCGTGCTGCGGGATAGAAAGCAACTGTCCCAGGACGGGATATTGATTGTGGTAGTCACCATGGATAAGGAAACAAATCAAGTAATAGCTGGTCCAGATATTGTCTCCAGGGGCTTTGTCTATGTTCGGGAGTCTGAAATTTTAATGGAAGAAGCCAAAATGAAGGTTAAAACTGCTTTAGAAAAGTGTAATCATCGAGGGGTTTTCGAATGGGCAGCCATTAAGTCCCAAGTAAGAGATGACTTAGGAAAATTCTTGTATGAGAGAACTAGGAGAAGGCCCATGATCTTACCGATCATTATGGAAGTATAA
- a CDS encoding polysaccharide deacetylase family protein: protein MKIIYVRRGLLYKLVIWSLILGLLAGLAYLATKEKTERVLTPIYQGNENEKKIALTCNVFWGEEYIPRMLEILRENNVKITFFAGGTWVEDFPDLLKKMAAEGHEIGSHGYSHPHPDQLSKSGNLRDMQRAEKLIYDTINKRPQLYAPPYGEKGPAVLKAAEEQGYSFILWSIDTIDWQRPAPEVIVQRVVGKAHNGAIVLMHPTAPTVKALPEIIKQLKQQGYQFVTVGEMIKNLSDTDSANKNGN, encoded by the coding sequence GTGAAAATAATTTATGTTAGAAGAGGTCTTTTATACAAGTTGGTGATATGGTCTTTAATTCTTGGCTTGTTAGCTGGTTTAGCCTATTTAGCCACTAAGGAAAAGACCGAAAGGGTGCTGACCCCTATTTACCAGGGTAACGAGAATGAAAAGAAAATCGCTCTCACCTGTAATGTATTTTGGGGCGAAGAATATATACCCAGGATGTTGGAGATATTGCGGGAAAACAATGTCAAGATTACCTTTTTTGCAGGAGGTACCTGGGTCGAAGATTTTCCTGATTTGCTGAAAAAAATGGCTGCCGAGGGGCATGAAATTGGCTCTCATGGTTATTCCCATCCACACCCTGACCAATTATCTAAAAGTGGTAATCTAAGAGATATGCAAAGGGCCGAGAAATTGATTTACGATACCATTAACAAGCGCCCCCAATTATATGCCCCGCCGTACGGGGAAAAGGGACCGGCTGTTCTTAAAGCAGCTGAAGAACAGGGCTATTCATTTATTTTGTGGAGTATAGACACCATTGACTGGCAGCGACCTGCCCCTGAGGTCATTGTCCAGCGGGTGGTAGGAAAGGCTCATAACGGGGCCATTGTTTTAATGCACCCCACAGCACCCACTGTTAAAGCTTTGCCGGAAATAATTAAGCAGTTGAAACAGCAGGGTTACCAGTTTGTTACTGTAGGAGAAATGATTAAAAACCTTTCGGATACAGACAGTGCCAATAAGAATGGAAATTAA
- a CDS encoding aspartate-semialdehyde dehydrogenase, translated as MKKVNVVVVGATGAVGQELLKILNERNFPINNLKLCATSRSAGTSVEFQGRRYVVEETTPESFTDMDIALFAGGKASLEFGQAAVERGCVVIDNSSNYRMDPEVPLVVPEVNPEDVKWHKGIIANPNCSTIIMVVALKPIYDVAGIKRVVVSTYQAVSGAGKEGIEELTAQTKAVLEGLEHPPKKFLHPIAFNLIPHIDVFQDMDYTKEEWKMVKETQKILHDDKVRITATTVRVPVYRSHSESVNVETERKITAAQAKEILAKAPGVIVQDDIGNNVYPMPLFTSDKDEVFVGRIREDNTIDNGLNLWVVGDQIRKGAATNAVQIAELLLKYNCLMR; from the coding sequence TTGAAAAAAGTAAACGTTGTTGTGGTCGGTGCTACCGGAGCAGTTGGTCAGGAACTATTAAAGATACTAAATGAACGTAATTTTCCCATAAACAATCTTAAATTATGTGCTACCTCTCGCTCTGCTGGAACTTCGGTGGAGTTTCAGGGTCGCCGGTACGTGGTTGAGGAGACTACCCCCGAATCCTTTACCGATATGGATATTGCTCTTTTTGCCGGTGGTAAAGCCAGTTTAGAGTTTGGCCAGGCAGCAGTTGAACGTGGTTGTGTGGTCATTGATAACAGCAGTAACTATCGGATGGATCCGGAAGTTCCCCTGGTGGTTCCAGAGGTCAACCCCGAAGATGTAAAATGGCATAAAGGTATTATAGCAAACCCTAACTGTTCAACCATTATCATGGTGGTTGCCCTCAAACCCATCTATGATGTTGCGGGCATTAAACGGGTTGTGGTGTCCACCTACCAGGCTGTTTCAGGAGCGGGCAAAGAGGGGATTGAGGAACTCACTGCCCAAACCAAAGCAGTGCTGGAAGGATTGGAGCATCCCCCCAAAAAGTTTTTGCACCCGATTGCCTTTAACCTGATTCCACATATTGACGTATTCCAGGATATGGATTATACCAAAGAGGAGTGGAAGATGGTTAAAGAGACCCAGAAAATATTACATGATGATAAAGTAAGAATAACTGCCACCACCGTGCGGGTACCGGTTTACCGCAGCCATTCGGAATCTGTTAATGTTGAAACAGAACGTAAAATTACTGCTGCCCAAGCTAAAGAGATATTGGCTAAGGCTCCCGGGGTAATAGTTCAGGATGATATTGGCAATAATGTTTATCCCATGCCTTTGTTTACCTCCGATAAAGATGAAGTATTTGTGGGCCGTATCCGTGAGGATAATACCATTGACAACGGATTAAATCTATGGGTGGTCGGCGATCAAATTCGTAAGGGAGCGGCAACTAATGCCGTACAAATTGCGGAACTGCTATTAAAATATAATTGTTTAATGAGGTAA
- a CDS encoding ClpP family protease, with protein MAQKYVNNIPGPTTFNPNNPNPMQPHTPVTQPNPSQPATTPKRITGQTKGTLENIKELGTPAVPEVKSNIHCVTIVGQIEGHIMLPSQNKTTKYEHIIPQLVGIEQAEDIEGVLLILNTVGGDVEAGLAIAEVIATMTKPTVSLVLGGGHSIGVPIAVSSNYSFIAPTASMTIHPIRLNGLVIGVPQTYDYLDKMQDRVIRFVTEHSKISEQKFRDLMFKTGELARDIGTVVIGKDAVEYGLIDEVGGIGKALAKLKQMIEERKTTKGVPLQ; from the coding sequence ATGGCACAAAAATATGTAAATAATATTCCAGGTCCCACTACATTTAATCCAAACAATCCTAATCCAATGCAACCCCATACGCCTGTTACCCAGCCAAACCCCAGCCAGCCTGCTACCACTCCCAAAAGGATAACTGGCCAGACTAAAGGAACTTTGGAAAACATCAAAGAATTAGGTACACCTGCGGTACCTGAAGTTAAAAGCAACATTCATTGTGTTACCATAGTTGGCCAAATAGAGGGCCACATCATGTTACCTTCCCAAAACAAAACAACCAAATACGAACATATCATACCACAATTGGTAGGTATTGAGCAGGCTGAGGACATTGAAGGTGTTTTGTTAATTCTCAATACTGTTGGTGGAGACGTAGAGGCGGGCTTGGCCATTGCGGAAGTTATTGCTACCATGACTAAACCTACCGTTAGCCTGGTACTGGGCGGTGGTCATAGTATCGGGGTACCCATTGCTGTATCCAGTAATTACAGCTTTATAGCTCCTACAGCATCCATGACCATTCACCCTATTAGACTTAATGGATTAGTTATCGGCGTACCCCAGACCTATGATTATTTAGACAAAATGCAAGACCGAGTGATCCGTTTTGTAACGGAGCATTCTAAAATCTCTGAACAAAAATTTAGGGATTTAATGTTTAAAACTGGCGAATTGGCCAGAGATATTGGCACCGTAGTAATTGGCAAAGATGCTGTGGAATACGGCCTAATTGATGAAGTGGGTGGTATTGGTAAGGCCCTGGCTAAGCTGAAACAAATGATTGAAGAGCGAAAAACCACTAAGGGGGTTCCCTTACAATGA
- the dapG gene encoding aspartate kinase — translation MRFIVQKFGGTSLVTQELRDLVASKVIAAVDEGYAPVVVVSAIGRAGEPYATDTLLNFVLSINRDLPAREMDLLMSCGEIISGVMMVNTLKRLGREAVLLTGAQAGIITDNNYNDARILRVDPKKIINEVKEGKIVVVTGFQGICENGDITTLGRGGSDTTAAALGVALNAEYIDIYTDVEGIMTADPRIVEDARILDIVTYNEICQLAHEGAKVIHPRAVEIAMQKNIPLRVRSTFTDAPGTLVTSHNEVFGTIDITNDRLVTGVAHISGVTQFKMAVKDLAMDNPALRILKSLALANISIDFINVSPELIMFTVKDTVAQKALEVLENLGISPQIRANCAKVSTVGAGIHGVPGVMAHIVQALTEEGVEILQSADSHTTIWVLVQQDHMPKAIRALHRHFKLGHDRNAPEVLR, via the coding sequence ATGCGCTTTATAGTACAAAAATTTGGTGGTACCTCGCTGGTCACCCAGGAATTAAGGGATTTAGTGGCCAGTAAGGTAATTGCCGCTGTTGATGAGGGGTATGCACCGGTGGTAGTTGTTTCCGCCATTGGTAGGGCGGGGGAACCTTATGCCACAGACACATTGTTAAATTTTGTGCTGTCTATTAACCGTGACCTACCGGCCAGGGAAATGGATCTGCTGATGTCCTGTGGCGAAATTATCTCCGGAGTGATGATGGTTAATACGCTCAAGCGATTAGGCCGGGAAGCAGTTTTACTTACTGGTGCTCAGGCTGGCATAATTACAGACAATAACTATAATGATGCCAGAATATTGCGGGTGGACCCGAAAAAGATAATAAATGAAGTAAAAGAGGGTAAAATTGTTGTAGTAACCGGGTTCCAGGGTATCTGTGAAAACGGTGATATTACCACCCTGGGCCGGGGGGGGAGTGATACCACGGCAGCTGCCCTGGGAGTGGCCTTAAATGCCGAGTATATTGATATTTATACCGATGTGGAAGGCATTATGACAGCTGATCCCAGGATCGTTGAGGATGCCCGTATTTTAGATATTGTTACTTATAATGAAATTTGTCAATTGGCCCATGAGGGGGCTAAAGTAATTCACCCCAGAGCGGTAGAAATTGCTATGCAAAAGAATATCCCCCTGAGGGTTCGCTCCACCTTTACTGACGCACCGGGCACCTTGGTAACCAGTCATAATGAAGTCTTTGGCACTATAGATATTACCAATGACCGTTTGGTCACCGGGGTTGCTCATATTTCCGGAGTTACTCAATTTAAGATGGCCGTTAAGGACTTGGCTATGGATAATCCAGCCTTAAGAATATTAAAATCACTGGCCTTGGCGAATATAAGTATTGACTTTATTAACGTTAGTCCGGAATTAATTATGTTCACAGTTAAGGATACAGTGGCTCAAAAGGCCCTTGAGGTGTTGGAGAATTTAGGTATTTCGCCGCAAATCAGGGCAAACTGCGCCAAGGTATCCACTGTTGGGGCAGGTATACATGGTGTTCCCGGGGTTATGGCCCATATTGTGCAGGCCCTTACCGAGGAAGGTGTGGAAATATTACAGTCTGCTGATTCACATACCACCATCTGGGTTTTGGTGCAGCAAGATCATATGCCTAAAGCAATTCGCGCCCTGCACCGTCATTTTAAACTGGGCCACGACAGGAATGCGCCAGAGGTGTTAAGGTGA
- a CDS encoding M16 family metallopeptidase: MFYQKETLPNGVRILTQQVSHVRSVAMGIWVDVGSRDEIDANAGISHYIEHMMFKGTKHRTAKQIAEELDAVGGQLNAFTTKEYTCYYAKVLDEHFDLAVDILTDMLFHSNISEQDVEREKNVILEEIKMYEDAPDELVHDMFAKTIWSGHALGRPIIGTSETVSSLTYKDLRSYMEQHYTPNRIVISVAGNISHQQVVEKLSPLFASMPNKENIRQLVHPVHTSQVNCRNKDTEQVHMVIGTPGLRLDDDRVYIVQVINTVLGGGLSSRLFQEIREQRGLVYTVYSYHSSYYDTGLFGVYAGLSKQNVGKAMELIFKEISDIKKNGITKEELQRSKDQLKGNLLLSLESVNTHMSRLGKSELYLGRVYKPEEIVEKLNKVTIEDTIQMANELFKPESFSMSAIGPWQDCGELKAAMEVLKD; the protein is encoded by the coding sequence ATGTTTTACCAAAAAGAAACACTACCAAATGGAGTAAGAATTTTAACTCAACAGGTGTCACATGTTCGTTCGGTGGCCATGGGAATCTGGGTAGATGTGGGGTCCCGTGACGAAATCGATGCTAATGCCGGTATATCCCATTATATTGAACACATGATGTTTAAAGGCACCAAGCACAGAACAGCTAAACAAATAGCGGAAGAGTTGGATGCCGTTGGGGGACAGCTTAATGCCTTTACCACCAAAGAATATACCTGTTATTATGCCAAAGTTTTAGATGAGCATTTTGATCTGGCAGTAGATATCCTTACTGATATGTTGTTTCACTCCAATATTTCTGAACAAGACGTAGAACGGGAAAAGAATGTTATTTTGGAAGAAATAAAAATGTACGAAGATGCACCGGACGAATTAGTTCACGATATGTTTGCCAAGACCATTTGGTCCGGTCATGCGCTGGGGAGGCCAATTATTGGTACTTCGGAAACGGTTAGCAGTCTTACATACAAAGATCTGCGTTCTTATATGGAACAGCACTATACACCCAACCGTATAGTTATCTCAGTGGCAGGTAATATTTCTCACCAGCAGGTGGTTGAAAAGCTGAGCCCTCTTTTTGCCAGCATGCCCAATAAGGAAAATATCAGACAACTGGTGCATCCGGTACACACCTCTCAGGTGAACTGCCGGAATAAGGATACCGAACAGGTGCATATGGTTATCGGGACACCAGGGTTAAGACTGGATGATGATCGTGTTTATATTGTGCAGGTAATTAATACTGTTTTGGGAGGCGGCCTGTCATCCCGCTTATTCCAGGAAATCAGGGAACAACGGGGTTTGGTTTATACCGTATACTCTTACCACAGTTCTTACTATGATACCGGTTTATTTGGCGTCTATGCCGGTTTAAGTAAACAAAATGTGGGCAAAGCCATGGAGCTAATCTTTAAGGAGATCAGTGATATTAAGAAAAACGGTATCACTAAGGAAGAATTACAACGTTCAAAGGATCAATTAAAAGGCAACCTGTTGTTATCCTTAGAAAGCGTAAACACCCATATGAGTAGACTAGGTAAGTCTGAATTGTATTTAGGCAGAGTATATAAACCAGAGGAAATAGTTGAAAAGTTAAATAAAGTAACCATTGAAGATACCATCCAAATGGCCAATGAATTATTTAAGCCGGAATCTTTTTCCATGTCCGCCATTGGGCCATGGCAGGACTGCGGAGAATTAAAGGCTGCTATGGAAGTGTTAAAGGATTAA
- the dapA gene encoding 4-hydroxy-tetrahydrodipicolinate synthase, whose product MVAVDFGRLLTAMVTPFNTDLSVNLTQTRKLAKYLVENGSDGLVVCGTTGESPTLSKEEKISLFKAVVEEVGGKAAVIAGTGSYDTASSIALTKEAEKVGCDGVMLVAPYYNKPSQEGLYRHFRTVAESTSLPIILYNIPGRTGINVLPATVARLAADVPNIVAIKESAGNMDQVSELRRVLPEDFAIYSGDDSMTLPMLSLGAKGIISVVSHVAGRQIKEMIDAYTSGNTTLAANLHKRLYPLFKGLFITTNPVPVKAALNLKGIAVGGVRLPLVEATASEIESVKSVMTSLELL is encoded by the coding sequence ATGGTAGCGGTTGATTTTGGCAGGTTACTTACCGCCATGGTAACCCCCTTCAATACCGACTTGTCAGTTAATCTAACTCAAACCAGAAAATTGGCTAAATATTTGGTCGAAAACGGGTCGGACGGTTTAGTGGTTTGTGGCACCACCGGTGAGTCACCCACTCTTTCCAAAGAGGAAAAGATTAGTTTGTTTAAAGCGGTGGTGGAAGAAGTAGGTGGCAAAGCGGCAGTCATCGCCGGTACCGGCAGCTATGACACAGCCAGCAGCATTGCTCTGACCAAGGAGGCTGAAAAGGTCGGTTGTGATGGTGTTATGCTGGTGGCACCGTATTATAACAAACCTTCTCAAGAGGGGTTATATCGGCATTTCCGGACAGTGGCTGAAAGTACCAGCTTACCCATTATTCTTTATAATATTCCAGGTCGCACTGGGATTAACGTTTTACCTGCTACGGTGGCCAGACTGGCTGCTGACGTACCCAATATTGTAGCCATTAAAGAATCAGCCGGTAACATGGATCAGGTTTCCGAATTACGCCGGGTGTTGCCTGAGGATTTTGCCATATACAGTGGAGATGACTCAATGACCCTGCCCATGCTGTCCTTGGGGGCCAAGGGTATTATCAGTGTGGTTTCCCATGTGGCCGGCAGACAAATTAAAGAAATGATTGATGCCTATACATCTGGCAATACCACTCTGGCGGCCAATTTACACAAGCGGCTTTATCCTTTATTTAAGGGATTGTTCATTACTACCAATCCAGTTCCGGTAAAAGCGGCTTTAAATTTAAAAGGAATTGCTGTGGGTGGTGTGCGGTTGCCCTTGGTGGAGGCTACGGCCAGTGAAATTGAGTCAGTAAAAAGTGTTATGACTTCCCTAGAATTATTATAG
- the dapB gene encoding 4-hydroxy-tetrahydrodipicolinate reductase has product MIKVVVAGALGRMGQESCRALVQTEGIQLVGAVDTREIGSSIGPIIGVADLGIKVSDNLAQVIAEQRPDVLVDFTRAGVVQGNIELALKNGVRPVVGTTGMSAEEIKTFTELAASQGVGGLIAPNFAIGALLMIKFAAEAAKYLPHVEIIELHHDKKVDAPSGTALKTAEAIAQVRGNMAQGMPSEFEKIEGARGGNFEGMRIHSVRLPGYVAHQEVIFGGLGQTLTIRHDSISRESFMPGLILAVRKVMNLDRLVYGLENLLFE; this is encoded by the coding sequence ATGATAAAAGTTGTAGTAGCTGGTGCCCTGGGTAGAATGGGCCAGGAGTCCTGCCGGGCTCTGGTCCAAACAGAAGGCATCCAATTGGTAGGAGCTGTTGATACCAGGGAAATAGGCAGCAGCATTGGTCCCATTATTGGTGTGGCTGATCTGGGGATTAAGGTATCTGACAATCTGGCTCAGGTAATAGCCGAACAACGACCTGACGTTTTGGTGGACTTTACCAGAGCCGGGGTAGTCCAGGGAAATATTGAATTGGCCTTAAAAAACGGAGTAAGGCCGGTGGTTGGCACCACCGGGATGTCTGCGGAGGAAATTAAGACCTTTACTGAATTGGCCGCCAGCCAAGGGGTAGGGGGATTAATTGCACCCAATTTTGCCATCGGGGCTTTATTGATGATTAAGTTTGCGGCAGAAGCAGCCAAGTATTTGCCCCATGTAGAAATTATTGAGTTACACCATGATAAAAAGGTGGACGCCCCCTCCGGTACAGCTTTAAAAACTGCAGAGGCTATAGCCCAGGTGAGAGGCAATATGGCCCAGGGCATGCCCAGTGAGTTTGAAAAAATCGAAGGTGCCAGGGGTGGTAACTTTGAAGGAATGCGCATTCACAGTGTTAGATTGCCTGGCTATGTAGCCCACCAGGAAGTTATCTTTGGTGGGTTAGGACAAACCTTAACCATAAGGCATGATTCCATTTCCCGGGAATCTTTTATGCCGGGCCTAATACTGGCTGTCCGCAAGGTTATGAATCTGGACCGGTTAGTTTATGGTTTAGAGAATCTGCTCTTTGAATAA
- a CDS encoding YlmC/YmxH family sporulation protein, which yields MRLGELVGKEIVNINNGARLGVVGESDVTIDLETGSICSIILPRKTNFINMWIDKQQMVIPWDAVRKIGEEVIIVEMDQCNPAYRKYSY from the coding sequence GTGCGGTTAGGTGAATTAGTTGGTAAGGAAATAGTAAACATTAATAACGGTGCTCGCTTAGGGGTGGTTGGGGAATCGGATGTGACAATTGATCTGGAGACAGGTTCCATTTGTTCCATTATATTGCCACGTAAAACTAATTTTATTAACATGTGGATTGACAAGCAACAGATGGTTATTCCCTGGGATGCTGTACGTAAGATCGGGGAAGAAGTGATAATTGTGGAAATGGACCAGTGCAATCCGGCTTACCGAAAATATTCCTATTAG
- a CDS encoding dipicolinate synthase subunit B, with the protein MRLKGISVGFALTGSHCTLDEVLPRIQELVDEGATVYPIVSYSVDTTDTRFGTAAKWREALKQITGKEPINSISAAEPVGPKKLVDVIVIAPCTGNTMAKLANGITDTPVLMAAKAHLRNQRPVVLAISTNDGLGMNAKNLGLLINTKNIYMVPFGQDSPTGKPNSLKSRMDLIIDTIEHCLQGKQIQPVLIQL; encoded by the coding sequence ATGCGTTTAAAAGGAATCAGTGTTGGTTTTGCCCTAACTGGCTCCCATTGTACATTGGATGAGGTTTTACCGCGAATTCAGGAATTGGTTGATGAAGGGGCTACAGTGTATCCTATAGTTAGTTATTCGGTTGATACCACCGATACCCGTTTTGGCACTGCCGCCAAGTGGCGTGAGGCATTAAAACAAATTACAGGGAAAGAGCCAATTAATTCTATTTCGGCGGCTGAGCCTGTTGGCCCTAAAAAACTGGTTGACGTTATTGTGATTGCCCCATGCACGGGTAATACTATGGCTAAATTAGCCAACGGTATTACGGATACACCTGTTTTAATGGCTGCTAAAGCGCACTTGCGCAACCAACGTCCGGTGGTATTGGCAATATCCACCAACGATGGATTGGGTATGAATGCAAAAAATCTTGGTTTACTTATTAACACCAAGAATATTTATATGGTACCATTTGGTCAAGACAGTCCCACCGGTAAACCTAATTCACTAAAAAGTCGGATGGATTTAATTATTGATACCATTGAACATTGCTTACAGGGGAAGCAAATTCAACCGGTATTAATCCAGTTATAA